One part of the Thermoflexus sp. genome encodes these proteins:
- a CDS encoding ABC transporter ATP-binding protein — translation MPHLKIIGLTRRYGPQVALDHVTFEVPDEEIMVILGPSGSGKSTLLRLIAGLEPPDEGQILLDGQDLAGIPPHRRRIGLMFQEYALFPHLNVFENIAFGLRMQRLPEPEIRERVRALLNQVGLPGYELREVHTLSGGEKQRVALARSLAPRPAVLLLDEPLGSLDRALREQLMREIRELLKAERMTALYVTHDQSEAMAVADRVLILHQGRIEQIGPPEALYQDPATPFVARFLDLGTFLEGHVLAPGEIAQVWTPLGILRGRPRGPLSPHARALILIRHTPRSNPSDHANVLAGEVVARSFRGLYVEIWMRIGTERLRWLFPANTIEARPGEPLSITVPAEDVVIWPAEDPQSSRGSSS, via the coding sequence ATGCCTCACCTGAAGATCATCGGATTGACCCGTCGCTACGGTCCTCAGGTGGCCCTCGATCATGTCACCTTCGAGGTCCCCGATGAGGAGATCATGGTGATCCTGGGCCCCAGCGGGAGCGGGAAGAGCACGCTCCTGCGCCTGATCGCGGGCCTGGAGCCCCCTGATGAAGGGCAGATCCTCCTGGATGGCCAGGACCTCGCGGGTATCCCTCCACACCGTCGTCGAATCGGCCTGATGTTCCAGGAATACGCGCTCTTTCCCCATTTGAATGTTTTTGAGAACATCGCTTTCGGATTGCGCATGCAGCGGCTTCCAGAGCCGGAGATCCGGGAACGCGTGCGAGCCCTGTTGAATCAGGTCGGGCTACCCGGCTATGAGCTGCGCGAGGTCCACACCCTCTCCGGGGGGGAGAAGCAGCGGGTCGCCCTGGCCCGCAGTCTGGCCCCGCGGCCCGCGGTCCTGCTACTGGATGAACCCCTGGGATCCCTGGATCGGGCACTGCGGGAGCAGCTGATGAGGGAGATCCGGGAGCTCTTGAAGGCCGAACGGATGACCGCCCTCTATGTCACCCACGATCAGAGCGAGGCGATGGCCGTGGCCGATCGGGTGCTGATCCTCCACCAGGGAAGGATCGAGCAGATCGGCCCGCCGGAGGCGTTATATCAGGATCCGGCCACACCCTTCGTGGCGCGTTTTCTGGATCTGGGCACCTTCCTGGAGGGCCATGTGCTCGCTCCCGGGGAAATCGCTCAGGTCTGGACACCCCTCGGGATCCTGCGGGGCCGGCCCAGGGGACCCCTTTCCCCGCATGCCCGGGCCCTGATCCTGATCCGCCACACCCCTCGATCGAACCCGTCGGACCATGCCAATGTCCTCGCCGGCGAAGTGGTTGCCCGTTCCTTCCGGGGGCTTTATGTGGAAATATGGATGCGGATCGGGACAGAGCGCCTTCGCTGGCTTTTCCCGGCGAACACCATCGAGGCCCGCCCGGGAGAACCGCTTTCCATCACCGTTCCGGCGGAGGACGTCGTGATCTGGCCCGCGGAGGACCCGCAATCCAGCAGGGGATCCAGCTCATAA
- a CDS encoding response regulator, with the protein MARLLVVDDDPDARRLIGLVLRRAGHDILYAEDGFQALEVMSREHPDLIILDLMMPGMDGFEVLEAMHRRMDLRGLPVIVLTAKAQVAPAAEQKLLGVQAYLTKPVSAETLLQTVQETLKAARPLLPSGNQALEIACGESWPGSAGEFLASALAVALAAHAPTFLIDVEGLGRGALIFDLEPPLTVEDLEVGRDPAQGLIPVREQLHVWSVYGRPSPAAVQRVAERLAPQAGFLVWMVGDPIGPVAASIFPRCLRIFFAFESHGPGMRRARLVLRQLEDLGLRSPRVWPIWVRRWVVPEPWTEMEIQNRLGGVPIRVWPVDPVTAHRALQDGQPIQEIEPESPAAHRIREWAGEILELAKERRAP; encoded by the coding sequence ATGGCGAGGCTGCTGGTGGTGGACGATGATCCCGACGCGCGCCGGCTGATCGGGCTGGTGCTCCGACGGGCCGGCCACGATATCCTCTACGCAGAGGACGGCTTCCAGGCTTTGGAAGTGATGAGCCGGGAGCATCCGGATCTCATCATTCTGGACCTGATGATGCCAGGGATGGATGGTTTTGAGGTTCTGGAAGCCATGCACCGGCGGATGGATCTGCGAGGCCTGCCCGTGATTGTATTGACCGCGAAAGCTCAGGTGGCCCCAGCGGCGGAGCAGAAGCTCCTGGGCGTGCAGGCCTACCTGACCAAGCCGGTCTCCGCCGAAACCCTGCTACAAACGGTTCAGGAAACGCTGAAAGCCGCCCGTCCCCTCCTTCCTTCGGGGAACCAGGCGCTGGAGATCGCCTGTGGGGAGAGCTGGCCGGGCAGTGCAGGGGAGTTCCTGGCTTCGGCCCTGGCAGTCGCTCTGGCCGCCCATGCCCCGACCTTCCTGATCGATGTGGAGGGGCTGGGGCGAGGAGCCCTGATCTTCGATCTGGAGCCTCCTCTCACGGTGGAGGACCTGGAGGTGGGCCGGGATCCGGCCCAGGGTCTGATCCCGGTTCGGGAGCAGCTCCATGTCTGGTCCGTCTATGGACGACCCAGCCCGGCCGCTGTCCAGCGGGTGGCGGAGCGGCTGGCCCCCCAGGCCGGATTTCTGGTCTGGATGGTTGGGGATCCCATCGGACCGGTGGCGGCCTCCATCTTCCCCCGCTGTCTGCGGATCTTCTTCGCCTTTGAGAGCCATGGACCCGGGATGCGGCGGGCGCGGCTCGTGCTCCGTCAACTGGAAGACCTGGGCCTGCGATCGCCGCGAGTCTGGCCCATCTGGGTGCGGCGCTGGGTGGTTCCCGAGCCATGGACGGAGATGGAGATCCAGAACCGCCTGGGTGGGGTTCCCATCCGGGTCTGGCCGGTGGATCCGGTAACGGCCCATCGGGCGCTGCAGGATGGTCAGCCTATCCAGGAGATCGAGCCGGAAAGTCCCGCTGCGCATCGCATCCGGGAATGGGCGGGGGAGATCCTGGAGCTTGCGAAGGAAAGGAGGGCGCCTTGA
- a CDS encoding CpaF family protein, with product MGGGDPGACEGKEGALNPQELPIPPEHYARLRAWLIQQLRKGSEPPPMGMTPESWRWVRDRVSQLLASARVSLPPEALERLVDEVGDEVVGYGPIGPLVRDPSITEIMVNGPHQVYVERAGKIVEVDARFRDESHVMEVIERILRPLGRKVDRAWPMADARLPDGSRVNVIIPPCALNGPTITIRKFPARRLTVEDLIRFGTMTPEMAEFLRACVFARLNIVVSGGTGSGKTTLLNVLSAFIPEDERIVTIEDAAELQLQQRHVVRLEAAPALPDGTGRVTIRDLVINALRMRPDRIIVGECRGPEALDMLQAMNTGHEGSMTTIHANSPRDALSRLETMVLMAGMDLPLRVVRTQIASAIDLIVQQERLRDGSRKITRVTEIQGMEGDTVVLQDLFVFQAKAIGEEQGKVEGVHRPTGIRPHFMSRLEAAGIRLSPQIFGVGTITASRGR from the coding sequence ATGGGCGGGGGAGATCCTGGAGCTTGCGAAGGAAAGGAGGGCGCCTTGAACCCGCAGGAGCTGCCGATCCCCCCGGAGCATTATGCCCGGCTTCGGGCCTGGCTGATCCAGCAGCTGCGGAAAGGTTCGGAGCCGCCGCCGATGGGAATGACCCCGGAGAGCTGGCGCTGGGTCCGGGATCGGGTCAGCCAGTTGCTGGCCTCCGCGCGGGTCTCCCTGCCCCCAGAGGCGCTGGAGCGGCTGGTGGATGAGGTCGGAGACGAGGTCGTGGGCTACGGCCCCATCGGGCCGCTGGTGCGCGATCCCTCCATCACCGAGATCATGGTCAATGGCCCCCATCAGGTCTATGTGGAGCGGGCCGGTAAGATCGTTGAGGTCGATGCGCGGTTCCGGGACGAGTCGCATGTGATGGAGGTCATTGAGCGCATCCTCCGACCCCTGGGGCGCAAGGTGGATCGGGCGTGGCCCATGGCCGACGCCCGGCTGCCTGATGGCTCGCGGGTGAATGTGATCATCCCACCCTGCGCTCTGAACGGGCCCACGATCACGATCCGGAAATTCCCGGCCCGCCGGCTGACCGTGGAGGATCTCATCCGCTTCGGAACGATGACGCCGGAGATGGCGGAGTTCCTGCGGGCATGCGTGTTCGCCCGGCTGAATATTGTGGTCTCCGGCGGGACCGGCTCGGGGAAGACCACTCTGCTGAATGTGCTTTCCGCGTTCATCCCGGAGGACGAACGCATTGTCACCATCGAGGATGCGGCGGAGCTCCAGCTGCAACAGCGCCATGTCGTGCGCCTGGAGGCAGCGCCTGCCCTGCCGGATGGAACGGGGCGGGTGACCATTCGGGATCTGGTGATCAATGCCCTGCGGATGCGGCCCGATCGGATCATCGTGGGGGAATGCCGGGGGCCCGAGGCCCTGGACATGCTTCAGGCGATGAACACAGGCCATGAAGGCTCGATGACCACCATCCACGCGAACAGCCCCCGCGATGCCCTCTCCCGTCTGGAAACGATGGTGCTGATGGCCGGCATGGATCTCCCCCTGCGGGTGGTTCGCACTCAGATCGCCTCCGCTATCGATCTCATCGTGCAGCAGGAACGGTTGCGGGATGGCTCGCGGAAGATCACCCGGGTCACAGAGATCCAGGGGATGGAAGGGGATACGGTGGTGCTGCAGGATCTCTTCGTCTTCCAGGCGAAAGCGATCGGGGAGGAACAGGGGAAGGTGGAAGGGGTCCATCGGCCGACCGGGATCCGCCCGCATTTCATGTCCCGTCTGGAGGCGGCGGGGATCCGCCTGTCCCCCCAGATTTTCGGGGTGGGAACGATCACCGCCAGCCGGGGGCGATGA
- a CDS encoding GtrA family protein: MYRKEIVRFLKFCVVGTVGFVVDTGILNSLIFLGGWIPVMAKAVSFTAAVINNFLWNRHWTYPESRSKPIWQQISQFFMVNTAGLGINLAVFGTVSGFLIPRLGMKWGVNVSQVIAVGIALFWNFLANRLWTYNDVP; encoded by the coding sequence ATGTATCGCAAGGAGATCGTGCGTTTCCTGAAGTTCTGTGTGGTCGGGACGGTGGGCTTTGTGGTGGATACCGGGATTCTGAACAGCCTGATCTTCCTGGGCGGATGGATCCCGGTTATGGCCAAGGCGGTTTCGTTCACCGCCGCGGTGATCAACAATTTCCTGTGGAACCGCCACTGGACCTATCCGGAATCCCGATCGAAGCCGATCTGGCAGCAGATCTCCCAGTTTTTCATGGTGAACACTGCCGGATTGGGGATCAACCTCGCGGTGTTCGGGACGGTCTCGGGGTTCCTCATTCCCCGCCTGGGGATGAAGTGGGGCGTGAACGTCTCCCAGGTGATCGCTGTGGGGATCGCCCTGTTCTGGAATTTCCTGGCGAACCGTCTCTGGACGTATAACGATGTGCCGTAA
- a CDS encoding 4a-hydroxytetrahydrobiopterin dehydratase — protein MKLEEMKCVPCRGDEPPLTEGEILALLPSVPEWQVVVRDGIPQLERTFRFSNFREALEFTREVGELAESEGHHPVLVTRWGRVTVTWWTHKIRGLHRNDFIMAAKTDALYRKRSLSEPT, from the coding sequence ATGAAGCTGGAAGAGATGAAATGCGTTCCGTGTCGAGGCGATGAGCCGCCCCTGACCGAAGGGGAGATCCTGGCCTTGCTCCCCAGCGTCCCGGAATGGCAGGTGGTCGTCCGGGATGGGATCCCCCAGCTGGAAAGGACCTTCCGTTTTTCGAATTTCCGGGAGGCGCTGGAGTTCACGCGGGAGGTGGGGGAGCTGGCGGAGAGCGAGGGACACCATCCGGTGCTGGTGACCCGCTGGGGCCGGGTGACCGTGACCTGGTGGACGCATAAGATCCGCGGGTTGCATCGGAATGATTTCATCATGGCCGCGAAAACCGATGCCCTCTACCGGAAGAGGAGTCTTTCAGAACCAACATAA
- a CDS encoding response regulator has translation MAETILVVDDDLQAVKLIGLILQRKGYRVTPATSGAQALARAETEQPDLIILDVMMPDMDGLEVCRRLRANPKTSGIPILMFTAKTAVADKIAGFQAGADDYLTKPVHPAELISRVEALLQRAARLKAEATARVQAATIGFLGVKGGVGTSTVALNTAVVLAQGAGHLPPAVRTPPPDFRYPRVVLADLAPHGGLACLLRLSQALGLPNVLAYPPQELDPPTIEKYLTRHVSGLRMLLAPYTPRPVVLSAAHIRTLARHLASLGDYVLFEMGHTLDDGARALLGELRYLVLVMEPTSLALVHARELISVLSQLGWVAQQLGLVVVNRAVSGIAPTRRQIEEALSIEPIGFISPAPELAHQAADQGVPIVMLQPDGLLAEQFRELARRLVALTR, from the coding sequence ATGGCGGAAACGATCCTGGTCGTCGATGATGATCTGCAGGCGGTGAAGCTGATCGGCCTGATCCTCCAGCGCAAGGGGTATCGGGTCACCCCGGCGACCAGCGGCGCGCAGGCGCTGGCCAGGGCGGAGACCGAGCAGCCCGATCTGATCATCCTGGATGTGATGATGCCGGATATGGATGGGCTGGAGGTTTGCCGGCGCCTGCGGGCGAACCCGAAAACCTCCGGGATCCCGATCCTGATGTTCACGGCGAAGACCGCCGTGGCGGATAAGATCGCCGGCTTCCAGGCAGGCGCGGACGATTACCTGACCAAGCCAGTGCATCCGGCGGAATTGATCTCCCGGGTGGAAGCCCTGTTGCAGCGCGCGGCCCGCCTGAAGGCCGAGGCCACCGCCAGGGTCCAGGCGGCCACGATCGGTTTCCTGGGCGTGAAGGGGGGAGTGGGAACTTCCACCGTGGCGCTGAACACAGCGGTCGTCCTCGCTCAGGGAGCTGGCCACCTCCCTCCAGCGGTCCGAACGCCCCCTCCGGATTTCCGCTATCCTCGAGTGGTCCTGGCCGATCTGGCCCCGCATGGGGGGTTGGCCTGCCTGCTTCGACTCTCCCAGGCCCTGGGGCTGCCGAATGTCCTGGCCTATCCGCCCCAGGAGCTGGATCCCCCCACGATCGAGAAATATCTCACGCGCCATGTCAGCGGGCTGCGGATGTTGCTCGCCCCCTATACGCCACGGCCGGTAGTGCTCTCCGCCGCCCACATTCGCACCCTGGCCCGCCATCTGGCGTCGCTGGGCGATTATGTGCTCTTTGAGATGGGACATACGCTGGATGATGGGGCCCGGGCGTTGCTGGGGGAACTGCGTTATCTCGTGCTGGTCATGGAGCCGACCTCTCTGGCTTTAGTCCATGCTCGTGAGCTCATCTCCGTGTTATCCCAACTCGGGTGGGTTGCCCAGCAACTCGGTCTGGTGGTGGTGAACCGCGCGGTCTCCGGGATCGCCCCGACCCGACGGCAGATCGAGGAGGCGCTTTCCATTGAGCCGATCGGCTTCATCTCCCCAGCTCCCGAGCTGGCCCATCAGGCCGCCGACCAAGGGGTCCCCATCGTCATGCTGCAGCCGGATGGCCTGCTGGCGGAACAGTTCCGCGAGCTGGCCCGACGTCTGGTAGCGCTCACGAGGTGA
- a CDS encoding polyprenol monophosphomannose synthase, with product MTRTMVVVPTYNEADNLPRLVEALLGLNLPDLQIMVVDDRSPDGTGEVAEALARAHPGRLMVVHREGPRGLGPAYLEGFRRALQIGAEAIVQMDADLSHPPSAIPRMLERMADYHVVVGSRYAPGGRVDPRWGPGRYWLSRWGNFYARAILGLQVRDATAGFKCWRWDALARMPLDRVRSTGYIFQVEMAYIAQRLGYRVCEIPIFFEDRRVGRSKMNWRIKIEAALRVWELRWRYRDLKPISLG from the coding sequence ATGACGAGAACCATGGTGGTGGTTCCCACTTACAACGAAGCCGACAATCTGCCCCGCCTGGTGGAGGCGTTGCTCGGGCTGAACCTGCCGGATTTGCAGATCATGGTGGTGGATGATCGGTCCCCCGATGGGACGGGCGAGGTCGCGGAGGCCCTGGCCCGGGCCCACCCGGGCCGCCTGATGGTGGTGCACCGCGAGGGCCCGCGGGGCCTGGGCCCCGCCTATCTGGAGGGTTTCCGGCGCGCCTTGCAGATCGGCGCGGAAGCGATCGTCCAGATGGATGCGGATCTTTCCCATCCTCCCTCGGCGATCCCCCGGATGCTGGAGCGGATGGCCGATTATCATGTGGTGGTGGGGTCCCGTTATGCGCCGGGAGGACGGGTGGATCCCCGCTGGGGGCCTGGGCGCTACTGGCTGAGCCGCTGGGGAAACTTCTACGCGCGTGCCATCCTGGGGCTTCAGGTCCGGGATGCAACGGCCGGTTTCAAATGCTGGCGCTGGGATGCCCTGGCGCGTATGCCCCTGGATCGGGTGCGATCCACTGGCTATATCTTCCAGGTGGAGATGGCCTACATCGCGCAGCGGCTGGGCTATCGGGTGTGCGAGATCCCGATTTTCTTCGAGGATCGACGGGTGGGGCGTTCGAAGATGAACTGGCGGATTAAAATCGAGGCGGCCCTGCGGGTCTGGGAGCTCCGCTGGCGTTATCGGGACCTGAAGCCGATCTCCCTGGGTTGA
- a CDS encoding ketopantoate reductase family protein: protein MPVKPLPARRILVFGAGAVGGYLGAMLSAFGHEVILLGRPAVVEAIRRHGLILLRPDGLQLTTRPHAIPDLDAVPSEVDAIFLTVKAYDTEAAIAAIQRQGWRSAMLFCWQNGVDGEGRLAAAFGADRVVAGTLTQPVSTVAPGVVRLERTRGGLGLAPMAPIQDLREWQAILQLTGFSTRLYPDPQAMKWSKLLLNLIANATCAILDWPAERVLRDPRTFAVERAAFREALAVMRALGLRPVSLPGYPIPLLAWAMRWGPASVVRTLLAFMGARGRGEKPPSLHQDLQRGARLEIEAYCGAVVRHGARAGVPTPVHDALARILEDLSRGREDRAAWRDNVTALLERIGRSAPGGWTARRP, encoded by the coding sequence ATGCCGGTGAAACCCCTTCCCGCTCGACGGATCCTGGTCTTCGGCGCAGGAGCGGTCGGAGGATATCTGGGGGCGATGCTGAGCGCCTTCGGCCATGAGGTGATCCTCCTCGGCCGCCCCGCTGTGGTCGAGGCCATCCGGCGCCATGGGCTGATCCTCCTACGTCCCGATGGACTGCAGCTCACTACCCGGCCCCACGCCATCCCGGATCTGGATGCCGTCCCTTCGGAGGTGGACGCCATCTTTCTCACGGTGAAGGCTTACGATACGGAAGCGGCCATCGCCGCGATCCAGCGCCAGGGATGGCGTTCCGCGATGCTGTTCTGCTGGCAGAACGGCGTCGACGGGGAAGGCCGGCTGGCCGCCGCGTTCGGGGCCGACCGGGTCGTGGCGGGGACCCTCACCCAGCCCGTCTCCACCGTCGCGCCAGGGGTCGTCCGGCTGGAACGGACCCGCGGTGGATTGGGTCTGGCTCCCATGGCTCCGATTCAGGATCTGCGGGAATGGCAGGCGATCCTGCAGCTAACGGGCTTCTCCACCCGTCTCTACCCGGATCCCCAGGCCATGAAGTGGTCCAAGCTGTTGCTCAACCTCATCGCCAACGCCACCTGTGCGATCCTGGACTGGCCCGCGGAGCGGGTGCTCCGGGATCCCCGGACCTTCGCGGTGGAGCGGGCGGCGTTTCGGGAAGCCCTCGCGGTCATGCGCGCGCTGGGCCTGCGGCCCGTTTCGCTTCCCGGATATCCGATCCCGCTGCTGGCATGGGCGATGCGCTGGGGACCTGCCTCCGTCGTCCGAACGCTTCTGGCCTTCATGGGGGCGCGGGGGCGAGGAGAGAAACCTCCCTCCCTGCACCAGGATCTGCAACGAGGGGCCCGGCTGGAGATCGAGGCTTACTGCGGCGCGGTGGTGCGCCATGGGGCTCGAGCCGGGGTTCCCACACCGGTCCACGACGCCCTCGCCCGGATCCTCGAGGATCTGAGCAGGGGCCGGGAGGATCGGGCCGCATGGCGCGACAACGTCACCGCGTTGCTGGAACGGATAGGGCGATCGGCCCCAGGTGGATGGACCGCGCGGCGTCCCTAA
- the nfi gene encoding deoxyribonuclease V (cleaves DNA at apurinic or apyrimidinic sites) produces MPIQARHRHPWDVSPEEAIAIQQQLRALVIRDGPMPEPGAIIVGVDVGFRGDLARAAAVAVRFPDLTPLAQAVAEVPVTFPYIPGLLAFREAPAILKALDRLMLEPHLLMVDGHGISHPRRMGIATHLGVYLDLPSIGCAKSKLWGRCEMPPDEPGAWTPLWDGEEIIGAVLRTQVGTNPLFVSIGHRISLENAIATVMACVRGHRLPEPTRLAHLAAGGADVVSSARQPRLL; encoded by the coding sequence ATGCCGATCCAGGCTCGCCATCGCCATCCATGGGATGTCTCGCCGGAAGAGGCGATCGCGATCCAGCAACAGCTTCGCGCTCTGGTGATCCGGGATGGTCCCATGCCGGAACCCGGCGCAATTATTGTTGGGGTGGATGTCGGCTTTCGGGGCGATCTCGCCCGTGCCGCCGCTGTGGCCGTGCGGTTCCCGGATCTCACGCCCCTCGCTCAGGCGGTCGCGGAGGTCCCGGTGACGTTCCCCTACATCCCGGGCCTGCTGGCTTTCCGGGAGGCCCCCGCGATCCTCAAGGCTCTGGACCGTTTAATGCTGGAACCTCATCTGCTGATGGTCGATGGCCATGGGATCTCCCATCCCCGCCGGATGGGGATCGCAACCCATCTCGGGGTTTATCTGGATCTTCCGTCCATTGGATGTGCGAAGTCAAAGCTGTGGGGGCGCTGCGAGATGCCGCCGGATGAGCCAGGGGCCTGGACGCCGCTCTGGGATGGGGAGGAGATCATCGGGGCCGTCCTGCGCACGCAGGTGGGGACCAATCCGCTGTTTGTCTCCATCGGCCATCGCATCTCTCTGGAGAACGCGATCGCCACGGTGATGGCCTGCGTTCGGGGCCACCGGCTTCCAGAGCCCACCCGCCTGGCCCACCTGGCGGCGGGAGGGGCCGATGTGGTTTCCTCCGCCCGGCAGCCCCGTTTGCTGTAG
- a CDS encoding SelT/SelW/SelH family (seleno)protein, which translates to MLRVEIEYCAVUGYLPRAVRLTEELLKEFEGHVASWTLIPSSGGVFEVRVNGELVFSKKQLGRHAEVEEIRQALAARLPS; encoded by the coding sequence ATGCTGCGGGTTGAAATCGAATACTGCGCGGTCTGAGGGTATCTCCCTCGAGCGGTCAGGTTGACCGAGGAGCTGCTCAAGGAATTCGAAGGCCACGTGGCCTCCTGGACGCTCATCCCCTCCAGCGGGGGCGTCTTCGAGGTCCGGGTGAACGGAGAGCTGGTGTTTTCAAAGAAACAGCTGGGGCGCCACGCAGAGGTGGAGGAGATCCGCCAGGCGCTGGCGGCCCGGCTGCCCTCATAA
- a CDS encoding metalloregulator ArsR/SmtB family transcription factor, whose amino-acid sequence MSADPVRFARALADDHRQQILRLLWGRELCVRDLVQALGLSQPAVSHHLRVLQQAGLLRAREAGRQTFYTLDPEALERGLRALRLALRPIRRKGRR is encoded by the coding sequence ATGAGCGCAGATCCGGTTCGCTTCGCCCGAGCCCTGGCGGATGATCACCGTCAGCAGATCTTGCGGCTGTTGTGGGGCCGCGAGCTCTGCGTGCGGGATCTGGTCCAGGCCCTGGGTCTTTCCCAGCCTGCCGTCTCGCATCATCTCCGCGTCTTGCAGCAGGCGGGGCTCCTTCGCGCTCGAGAGGCAGGACGCCAGACGTTTTACACCCTGGATCCAGAGGCCCTGGAGCGCGGCTTGCGAGCGTTGCGGCTGGCCCTCCGCCCGATCCGTCGGAAGGGGCGACGGTGA
- the tpiA gene encoding triose-phosphate isomerase, which translates to MRQPLIAGNWKMNKTAAEGQALARAIREGLQTQTVEVVLCPPFTAIPAVHAVLQGSSILVGAQNVHWEDAGAFTGEISPVMLKEWCRYVIIGHSERRQYFHEDDEMIRRKVLAALRHGLTPILCVGETLAQREAGETGTVVATQTRRALEGLSPGQAASLVIAYEPVWAIGTGRAATGVDAEEVIRRWVRGTLEELFGLEVAQQVRVLYGGSVTPENIAEFVGRSTIDGALVGGASLKAETFLRIIHETARVKA; encoded by the coding sequence ATGCGACAACCACTGATCGCTGGGAACTGGAAGATGAACAAGACGGCCGCAGAGGGGCAGGCGCTGGCCCGGGCGATCCGGGAAGGCCTCCAGACCCAAACGGTGGAAGTGGTGCTCTGCCCCCCCTTCACGGCGATCCCCGCCGTCCACGCCGTGTTGCAGGGCTCCTCGATCCTCGTGGGAGCCCAGAACGTTCACTGGGAGGACGCCGGAGCCTTCACCGGGGAGATCTCCCCGGTGATGCTGAAGGAGTGGTGCCGGTATGTGATCATCGGCCACTCGGAACGCCGACAGTATTTCCATGAAGATGATGAGATGATCCGCCGCAAAGTCCTCGCCGCCCTGCGCCACGGCCTGACCCCTATTCTCTGTGTGGGGGAGACGCTGGCTCAGCGCGAAGCCGGGGAGACCGGAACCGTGGTGGCCACCCAGACCCGACGCGCGCTGGAAGGGCTCTCGCCAGGGCAGGCCGCCAGCCTCGTCATCGCCTATGAGCCCGTCTGGGCCATCGGGACCGGCCGGGCGGCCACCGGAGTGGATGCGGAGGAGGTGATCCGGCGTTGGGTTCGGGGAACCCTGGAAGAGCTCTTCGGGTTGGAAGTCGCGCAACAGGTGCGCGTCCTTTATGGAGGGAGCGTGACCCCCGAGAACATCGCGGAGTTCGTCGGTCGCTCCACCATCGACGGAGCGCTGGTGGGCGGAGCGAGCCTGAAAGCGGAGACGTTCCTAAGGATCATCCATGAGACGGCCCGGGTGAAGGCCTGA